The following are encoded together in the Fusarium keratoplasticum isolate Fu6.1 chromosome 1, whole genome shotgun sequence genome:
- a CDS encoding Glutaredoxin-like protein, whose translation MFATRRLLQSTRITFFTRDTCGLCTQAKSVLSDVWDKRPFAYTEVNIDLPKPESKKWRDLYDFDVPVIHISKATAPEEDPAKVGKAIKLMHRFTVDQVEAQMDKAEKS comes from the exons ATGTTTGCCACTCGTCGCCTCCTCCAATCCACCAGAATCACCTTCTTCACCCGCGACACCTGCGGCCTCTGCACCCAGGCAAAAAGCGTCCTCTCCGATGTCTGGGACAAGCGGCCATTCGCCTACACAGAAGTCAACATTGACCTTCCAAAGCCCGAGTCGAAGAAGTGGAGGGACCTCTACGACTTTGACGTCCCTGTG ATACACATCAGCAAGGCAACGGCACCAGAGGAAGATCCTGCCAAGGTCggcaaggccatcaagctgaTGCACAGGTTCACAGTCGATCAGGTCGAGGCCCAGATggacaaggccgagaagagctAG